One region of Labrus bergylta chromosome 23, fLabBer1.1, whole genome shotgun sequence genomic DNA includes:
- the fbxl14b gene encoding F-box/LRR-repeat protein 14b: METHISCLFPEILAMIFSYLDVRDKGRVAQVCIAWRDASYHKSVWRGVEAKLHLRRANPSLFPSLQARGIRRVQILSLRRSLSYVIQGMPNIESLNLSGCYNLTDNGLGHAFVQEIPSLKVLNLSLCKQITDSSLGRIAQYLKNLEVLELGGCSNITNTGLLLIAWGLHRLKSLNLRSCRHVSDVGIGHLAGMTRSAAEGCLNLEYLTLQDCQKLTDLSLKHISKGLTKLRVLNLSFCGGISDAGMIHLSHMASLWSLNLRSCDNISDTGTMHLAMGTLRLSGLDVSFCDKIGDQTLAYIAQGLYQLKSLSLCSCHISDDGINRMVRQMHELRTLNIGQCVRITDKGLELIADHLTQLAGIDLYGCTKITKRGLERITQLPCLKVLNLGLWQMTESEKVR; this comes from the coding sequence ATGGAGACGCACATTTCGTGCCTCTTCCCGGAAATTTTGGCCATGATTTTCAGCTATCTGGACGTGAGGGACAAAGGCAGGGTAGCCCAAGTGTGCATAGCTTGGAGGGATGCATCCTACCACAAGTCAGTGTGGAGGGGGGTGGAAGCCAAGCTGCACCTCCGCCGGGCCAATCCCTCTCTGTTCCCCAGCCTCCAGGCCAGGGGCATCCGGAGGGTCCAGATCCTGTCCCTGCGCCGCAGCTTAAGCTACGTGATCCAGGGGATGCCTAACATTGAGTCCCTCAATCTGTCTGGCTGCTACAACCTCACTGACAACGGGCTGGGTCATGCGTTTGTGCAGGAGATCCCATCGCTGAAGGTTTTGAACCTGAGTCTGTGCAAGCAGATCACAGACTCCAGTCTGGGCAGGATAGCTCAGTACCTGAAGAACCTGGAGGTGCTGGAGCTCGGCGGATGCAGCAACATCACCAACACTGGGCTCCTCTTGATAGCTTGGGGCCTCCACAGACTCAAGAGCCTCAACCTGAGGTCCTGCAGGCATGTCTCTGACGTGGGGATTGGACATTTGGCGGGCATGACTCGCAGTGCGGCTGAGGGCTGCTTGAACTTGGAGTATCTGACCCTCCAGGACTGTCAGAAACTCACAGACTTGTCACTCAAACACATTTCCAAGGGGCTGACCAAGCTGAGGGTGCTGAACCTCAGCTTCTGCGGAGGGATCTCGGATGCGGGTATGATCCACCTCTCGCACATGGCGTCCCTGTGGAGCCTCAACCTACGCTCCTGTGACAATATCAGTGACACGGGGACCATGCACCTTGCCATGGGCACCCTGAGACTTTCTGGGCTAGATGTTTCGTTTTGCGACAAGATAGGGGACCAGACATTGGCGTACATCGCCCAGGGGCTCTACCAGCTCAAGTCCCTGTCCCTGTGCTCGTGTCACATCTCAGACGACGGGATAAACCGGATGGTGAGGCAGATGCACGAGCTGAGGACCCTAAACATTGGACAGTGTGTTCGCATCACGGACAAAGGGCTGGAGCTCATAGCCGACCACCTGACCCAGCTGGCAGGCATCGACCTGTATGGATGTACCAAGATCACCAAGAGGGGACTGGAGAGGATCACACAGCTCCCCTGCCTTAAAGTGTTGAACCTGGGACTCTGGCAGAtgacagagagtgagaaagtGAGGTGA